The following are encoded together in the Aciduricibacillus chroicocephali genome:
- the rpsA gene encoding 30S ribosomal protein S1, which translates to MTEFANFEEIKPGDIVTGTVVKVEDKQVLVDISYKTEGIVPLIELSNVQVENAHELVNEGDSLTLKVKKVADEEVILSKKAMDAEKAWDDIQEKFDNNVVFETTVKEIVKGGLVADVGLRGFIPASMVETHFVDDFSDYKGKTLSVKVIELDREKNRIILSHRAVVEEENEHKKGEVLQSLEPGQVIEGTVQRLTNFGAFVDIGGVDGLVHISQLAHEHVDKASDVVKEGDKVKVEVLSVDLDNERISLSRKAVLPGPWENIGDKIKKGDVVEGTVKRLADFGAFVEVFPGVEGLVHISEIANRHIAKPSEVLSTGQKVDVKVLDVNEAEGRISLSIKELEEPTATDHDYSDYEDDSDQGSFSLGDFIGDKLDKYK; encoded by the coding sequence ATGACTGAATTTGCCAATTTTGAAGAAATCAAGCCGGGTGATATTGTAACCGGTACAGTAGTTAAGGTGGAAGACAAGCAAGTGCTTGTTGACATCAGCTACAAAACAGAAGGAATTGTGCCACTTATCGAACTATCTAATGTTCAAGTGGAAAATGCACATGAACTTGTGAATGAGGGCGACTCTTTGACACTTAAGGTGAAAAAGGTAGCAGACGAAGAGGTAATTCTTTCTAAAAAAGCGATGGATGCCGAAAAAGCCTGGGACGACATTCAAGAGAAATTTGACAACAATGTAGTATTTGAAACAACTGTTAAGGAAATCGTTAAAGGCGGTCTCGTTGCAGATGTAGGCTTGCGGGGCTTTATTCCGGCTTCTATGGTTGAAACACACTTCGTTGATGATTTCTCAGATTATAAAGGGAAAACGCTTTCCGTAAAAGTGATCGAGCTTGATCGTGAGAAGAATCGTATTATTCTTTCACATCGTGCTGTTGTAGAGGAAGAAAATGAACACAAAAAGGGCGAAGTGCTTCAGTCGCTTGAGCCAGGTCAAGTAATTGAAGGTACAGTTCAGCGTCTTACGAACTTTGGTGCCTTTGTAGATATCGGTGGCGTAGATGGTCTCGTTCACATTTCTCAACTCGCTCATGAGCATGTTGATAAAGCGAGCGATGTCGTCAAAGAAGGTGACAAAGTAAAGGTGGAAGTCCTTTCTGTAGACCTTGATAACGAGCGTATCTCACTTTCACGTAAAGCAGTTCTTCCAGGACCATGGGAGAACATTGGTGACAAAATCAAAAAAGGTGACGTAGTCGAAGGTACTGTGAAAAGACTTGCCGATTTTGGTGCATTTGTTGAAGTATTCCCTGGTGTTGAAGGTTTGGTACATATTTCTGAAATTGCCAACCGTCACATTGCTAAGCCAAGTGAAGTTCTTTCAACTGGACAGAAAGTCGATGTGAAAGTACTCGATGTCAATGAAGCAGAAGGTCGCATTTCCTTGAGTATTAAGGAATTGGAAGAGCCGACGGCGACTGATCATGATTATAGTGATTATGAGGATGACTCTGATCAAGGCAGTTTCTCACTCGGAGACTTCATTGGCGACAAGCTTGATAAATACAAATAA
- a CDS encoding NAD(P)H-dependent glycerol-3-phosphate dehydrogenase, producing the protein MAKVAVLGAGSWGTALSIVLADNGHDVRLWTHRAEQAEEINETHRNNKYLDADLPEGIKASSDLEASVKGSEAVVFVVPTKAIREVAKKVDPFLEKEAIVIHATKGIEPKTMKRVSEMLNEELENYEYKEIIVLSGPSHAEEVAQRQPTTVTVSSLQIEHAVRAQNLFFNESFRVYTSNDIVGIELGGALKNIIALGAGVSDGLGYGDNAKAALITRGLAEIARLGTSLGANPLTFLGLPGVGDLIVTCTSVHSRNWRAGNLLGKGDKLEAVLEQMGMVVEGVRTTEAAYELARRQNIEMPIVDAIHQLLFEKRDAAEIVQQLMTRTKREEMDDFASILRKDQGK; encoded by the coding sequence ATGGCAAAAGTAGCTGTTTTGGGAGCAGGCAGCTGGGGCACAGCCCTCTCTATCGTGCTTGCTGACAATGGACATGACGTGCGTCTCTGGACGCATCGGGCCGAGCAGGCAGAAGAAATTAATGAAACTCACCGTAATAACAAATATCTTGATGCTGACCTTCCAGAAGGCATTAAGGCTTCTTCTGATTTAGAAGCTTCTGTTAAAGGTAGTGAGGCAGTCGTCTTTGTCGTACCGACGAAAGCAATCCGCGAAGTGGCAAAAAAAGTGGATCCATTCCTCGAAAAAGAGGCAATTGTCATTCATGCAACAAAAGGTATTGAACCGAAAACGATGAAGCGTGTATCGGAAATGCTTAATGAAGAGCTTGAGAACTATGAATATAAAGAAATTATTGTTCTTTCCGGACCAAGCCATGCAGAAGAAGTGGCACAACGGCAGCCGACAACCGTAACAGTTTCTTCCTTGCAGATTGAACATGCTGTTCGCGCTCAAAATCTCTTCTTCAATGAATCGTTCCGTGTTTATACGAGTAACGATATCGTTGGCATTGAGCTTGGTGGTGCACTTAAAAATATTATTGCACTTGGAGCAGGAGTTTCGGATGGCCTTGGCTATGGAGATAACGCAAAGGCGGCTCTTATTACGCGCGGTCTTGCTGAAATCGCCCGTCTTGGGACTTCATTGGGTGCCAACCCGCTCACCTTCCTTGGATTGCCCGGTGTGGGAGATTTGATTGTTACATGTACAAGTGTACATAGTAGAAATTGGCGAGCGGGCAATTTGCTTGGCAAGGGGGACAAACTCGAAGCAGTGCTAGAACAGATGGGCATGGTCGTAGAAGGTGTACGGACGACAGAAGCTGCTTATGAACTTGCACGCAGGCAAAATATTGAGATGCCCATTGTAGATGCCATTCATCAGCTCCTATTCGAAAAACGAGATGCTGCAGAAATCGTTCAGCAGCTCATGACACGGACAAAACGTGAAGAAATGGATGACTTTGCATCTATACTAAGAAAAGACCAAGGCAAGTAA
- a CDS encoding stage VI sporulation protein F: MNEFQKGMFDKIQKKANIDPNEVFQVANSVKNADFSDEATVRNLVRRLATLANKPLSKEKEDQLVRTIITNKMPADFNSLFKK, translated from the coding sequence ATGAATGAATTTCAGAAAGGCATGTTCGATAAGATTCAGAAGAAGGCAAATATTGACCCGAATGAAGTTTTTCAAGTTGCCAATTCTGTTAAAAACGCCGATTTTTCCGATGAAGCGACTGTACGTAATCTCGTGAGAAGACTTGCGACTCTCGCCAACAAGCCACTTTCAAAAGAGAAGGAAGACCAGCTTGTGCGTACAATCATTACGAATAAAATGCCAGCCGATTTTAATTCATTGTTCAAGAAATAG
- a CDS encoding lysophospholipid acyltransferase family protein, which yields MLYAFGRLLVKIILTPLFRVKVIGLHNVPKSGPVIVCANHISNFDPPVVGMTMKRPVHYMAKSELLEAPFLGAILKRVNVFAVKRGLSDRNALRTALTILKENKVLGLFPEGTRSKNGELGKALAGAGFFALKSDAVVIPCAIVGEYKPFKRVFVIYGEPLDMGTIREEKLSAQEAADAIMEEIRKLRDLQHSV from the coding sequence ATGCTGTATGCTTTTGGACGCCTCCTAGTAAAAATAATTTTGACACCGCTTTTCAGAGTAAAAGTCATTGGGCTTCACAATGTACCGAAAAGTGGGCCGGTCATCGTCTGCGCAAACCATATTTCCAACTTTGACCCACCTGTCGTTGGTATGACAATGAAGAGACCAGTACATTACATGGCGAAAAGCGAACTTCTTGAAGCCCCTTTCTTGGGAGCTATACTGAAGAGAGTGAATGTATTTGCTGTCAAACGGGGTCTCAGTGATAGAAATGCCTTAAGAACAGCGCTAACAATCTTAAAGGAAAATAAGGTTTTGGGACTGTTTCCAGAGGGAACAAGAAGTAAAAATGGCGAACTAGGAAAAGCATTGGCTGGTGCTGGATTTTTTGCGCTTAAATCAGATGCTGTTGTAATTCCATGTGCTATTGTCGGTGAGTATAAGCCATTCAAAAGGGTTTTTGTCATATACGGAGAACCACTGGACATGGGAACCATCCGTGAAGAAAAACTTTCGGCTCAAGAAGCTGCCGATGCCATCATGGAAGAAATCCGCAAATTGCGCGATCTTCAGCATTCTGTATAA
- a CDS encoding DUF2768 domain-containing protein: MSQSMLNMYISFGGMALLIVAAVLIELSRRKLKGIFSILTALIAYFSFFAGGLIILYIVFSGPTGS; encoded by the coding sequence TTGTCCCAGTCCATGCTGAATATGTACATATCTTTTGGAGGAATGGCACTGCTTATCGTTGCTGCCGTACTGATTGAGTTAAGCCGCAGGAAATTGAAAGGAATCTTTTCTATACTGACAGCACTTATTGCCTATTTCTCCTTTTTTGCCGGTGGACTTATCATTCTCTATATTGTTTTTAGCGGACCTACGGGTTCTTAG
- the der gene encoding ribosome biogenesis GTPase Der: MRKPVVAIVGRPNVGKSTIFNRLVGERISIVEDIPGVTRDRIYAQAEWLAHQFDLIDTGGIEIGDEPLLNQMRQQAEVAIDEADVIIFMINGREGVTAADEEVAKMLFKSSKPIVLAVNKMDNPEMRNEVYEYYSLGFGEPFPISGSHGLGLGDMLDEVVGHFPVFETRDDDEETIYFSLIGRPNVGKSSLVNALLNEERVIVSDIEGTTRDAIDTRLIRDGQEYVITDTAGMRKRGKVYETTEKYSVMRALKAIDRSDVVLVLLDAETGIREQDKKIAGYAHEAGRAVIIVVNKWDAVERDEKTMKEFEEKVRAHFQYLDYAPIVFLSAKTKKRLHTLLPAIRTASENHAKRIQTSVLNDVIMDALAVNPTPTVKGKRLKVFYAAQVAIKPPSFAVFVNDPELMHFSYQRFLENRIREAFSFTGTPIKIFARKRQ, from the coding sequence ATGAGGAAACCGGTAGTAGCTATTGTCGGCAGACCGAACGTCGGCAAATCAACCATTTTCAACAGACTTGTTGGAGAAAGAATTTCTATAGTAGAAGATATTCCGGGAGTAACGAGAGACCGGATTTATGCTCAGGCCGAGTGGCTTGCCCACCAATTCGACCTGATTGATACAGGTGGAATCGAGATTGGTGATGAGCCACTTCTAAATCAAATGCGTCAACAGGCCGAAGTTGCAATCGATGAAGCGGACGTAATCATATTTATGATCAATGGCCGGGAAGGTGTAACGGCTGCGGATGAAGAAGTCGCAAAAATGCTTTTCAAGTCCAGTAAGCCAATTGTCCTTGCTGTAAATAAAATGGATAATCCTGAAATGAGAAATGAAGTATATGAATACTATTCACTTGGATTCGGCGAGCCGTTTCCAATTTCGGGTTCACACGGTCTTGGTCTTGGCGATATGCTGGACGAGGTTGTCGGCCATTTCCCTGTTTTTGAAACAAGGGATGATGACGAGGAGACGATCTATTTCAGCTTAATTGGCAGACCGAACGTTGGCAAATCATCTCTAGTCAATGCGCTTCTTAATGAAGAGCGAGTCATTGTGAGTGATATTGAAGGTACAACCCGCGACGCGATTGATACGCGTCTTATTAGAGATGGTCAGGAATACGTCATTACGGACACTGCTGGTATGCGTAAGCGTGGTAAAGTCTATGAAACAACAGAAAAATACAGTGTTATGCGAGCTTTAAAAGCGATTGATCGATCCGATGTTGTCCTTGTTTTGCTTGATGCAGAGACCGGCATCCGTGAACAGGATAAGAAGATTGCTGGCTATGCTCATGAAGCTGGGCGGGCAGTCATTATTGTTGTGAACAAATGGGATGCCGTTGAGCGTGATGAGAAGACAATGAAAGAGTTTGAAGAAAAAGTACGGGCACATTTCCAGTATCTCGATTATGCGCCGATTGTCTTTCTCTCTGCGAAAACGAAGAAAAGATTGCATACACTTCTTCCTGCAATTCGAACGGCAAGTGAGAATCATGCAAAACGTATTCAGACAAGCGTGCTAAATGATGTAATCATGGATGCATTGGCAGTCAATCCGACTCCAACCGTAAAAGGGAAAAGGCTTAAAGTTTTCTATGCGGCTCAAGTGGCAATCAAACCACCGAGTTTCGCTGTTTTTGTCAATGATCCTGAACTTATGCACTTCTCATACCAACGTTTCCTGGAGAACCGCATTAGGGAAGCGTTCAGTTTTACAGGTACGCCAATCAAAATCTTCGCCCGTAAGAGGCAGTAG
- the spoIVA gene encoding stage IV sporulation protein A, with product MEKVDIFKDISKRTNGDIYLGIVGAVRTGKSTFIKRFMELVVLPNMEDEGERSRAHDELPQSAAGKTIMTTEPKFVPNQAVSLNVEEGLDVNVRLVDCVGYAVKGAKGFEDENGPRMIHTPWYEEPIPFHDAAEIGTRKVIQEHSTIGVVVTTDGTIGEIDRADYVEAEARIVEELKEVGKPFIMVINTTRPSSPETEAMKRELAEEYNIPVLAMSVESMTEHDIYSVLREALYEFPVLEVNVNLPSWVMVLDERHWLRGSYEEAIQSTVQNIKRLRDVDQIVGEFTEFEYIERANIAGMEMGEGIAEIDLHAPDQLYDQILKEIVGEEVRGKEHLLELMQDFSHAKREYDQISGALQMVKQTGYGIAAPAVHDMQLDEPEIIRQGSRFGVRLKAVAPSIHMIKVEVESEFSPIIGTEKQSEELVRYLMQDFEEDPLSIWESDIFGRSLSSIVREGIQAKISLMPENARYKLKDTLERIINEGSGGLIAIIL from the coding sequence ATGGAGAAAGTTGATATTTTCAAAGATATTTCGAAACGGACGAATGGTGACATCTACCTTGGTATCGTTGGTGCAGTGAGGACAGGAAAGTCGACATTTATTAAGAGATTTATGGAGCTTGTAGTTCTTCCGAATATGGAAGATGAGGGAGAACGCTCAAGAGCACATGATGAACTGCCACAGAGTGCTGCAGGCAAAACAATTATGACGACAGAACCTAAATTCGTACCAAATCAGGCCGTTTCATTGAATGTGGAAGAAGGGCTTGATGTCAATGTAAGGCTCGTCGATTGTGTTGGTTACGCAGTTAAAGGCGCTAAGGGCTTCGAAGATGAAAATGGACCTAGAATGATTCATACACCATGGTATGAGGAGCCGATTCCTTTCCACGATGCTGCAGAGATCGGCACGAGAAAAGTAATCCAAGAACATTCTACAATTGGTGTCGTCGTAACGACAGATGGAACAATTGGGGAGATTGATCGAGCTGACTATGTAGAAGCAGAAGCACGTATCGTTGAGGAGCTTAAAGAAGTAGGAAAGCCATTTATCATGGTCATCAATACAACAAGACCTAGCAGTCCTGAAACAGAGGCAATGAAACGGGAATTGGCAGAGGAATATAACATCCCTGTACTTGCTATGAGCGTAGAATCGATGACAGAACACGATATTTATAGTGTATTGAGAGAGGCACTATACGAATTCCCTGTACTTGAGGTAAATGTTAATTTGCCAAGCTGGGTAATGGTACTTGATGAGAGACACTGGTTGCGTGGAAGTTATGAGGAAGCAATCCAATCAACTGTGCAAAACATCAAGCGTCTGCGAGATGTTGATCAGATTGTCGGTGAGTTCACGGAATTCGAATACATTGAGAGAGCGAATATTGCCGGTATGGAAATGGGTGAAGGGATTGCAGAAATCGATTTGCATGCCCCGGACCAGCTATATGATCAAATCTTGAAAGAGATTGTGGGAGAAGAAGTAAGGGGCAAGGAGCATCTTCTTGAACTGATGCAGGACTTCTCACATGCAAAGAGAGAGTATGACCAGATTTCAGGTGCCTTGCAGATGGTAAAGCAGACAGGCTATGGTATTGCTGCTCCAGCAGTTCACGATATGCAGCTCGATGAACCTGAAATTATACGCCAAGGCTCTAGGTTCGGGGTCAGATTAAAAGCGGTCGCTCCTTCAATTCATATGATTAAAGTTGAAGTAGAGTCCGAATTTTCTCCAATCATTGGGACTGAGAAACAGAGTGAAGAGCTTGTGCGTTATTTGATGCAGGACTTTGAAGAAGATCCTCTATCAATTTGGGAGTCTGATATCTTTGGCCGCTCACTCAGTTCAATTGTACGTGAAGGCATCCAGGCAAAAATCTCTCTTATGCCAGAAAATGCACGCTACAAGTTGAAAGACACTTTAGAGAGAATTATTAATGAAGGTTCAGGCGGTCTGATCGCCATCATTTTATAG